The window GACATGAAGACCCCAACTGATGAGCCTATCCCTCGTATGCAATCTATGGCGAGCAGCAATCCAAGCAATAAACGCATGCCGAGGAATCTTTCCTTTGAACCAAACCGCACCATGCCAGTCTATGGATGGACCAGGAGGATTCAAAAAACGCCAGGTAGCCGCAGCAGAGAACTTACTTGAGGGAACAGAGTCACCTATCTTCCACAGATACGTATCCTCTTCTCCACCCCTGAGAATATCATGAGGATTGGGCAGACATTGTTTGATCAATTGAATAATGGGGTTCCTACTCCGAGAAGCAGAAATCCACCAGTCGCCATCTCTTAGTGCATCAGCAACCACTGCATTCACAGGTAAACCCACAGTCTGAGGACCATTCTGACCAGTGACTTCAATTAACGGTTCCAGAAATGTCCAATTATCATTCCAAAAACTGCAAGTATCTCCTGAGCGAACTTCACACACTATAAACG is drawn from Camelina sativa cultivar DH55 chromosome 1, Cs, whole genome shotgun sequence and contains these coding sequences:
- the LOC104704788 gene encoding uncharacterized protein LOC104704788; its protein translation is MVIGSSNFLDVNPNTSGSWFWKSLCKLRPLAKPFIVCEVRSGDTCSFWNDNWTFLEPLIEVTGQNGPQTVGLPVNAVVADALRDGDWWISASRSRNPIIQLIKQCLPNPHDILRGGEEDTYLWKIGDSVPSSKFSAAATWRFLNPPGPSIDWHGAVWFKGKIPRHAFIAWIAARHRLHTRDRLISWGLHVPSNCLLCNRFDESLQHIFFDCDFSQEVWSYFTSRANVTSPMVFQDVLRWMNSPARDKNVAFILLLGIRMLPLF